One window of the Candidatus Microbacterium colombiense genome contains the following:
- a CDS encoding GPP34 family phosphoprotein, with product MSGVSVVRGMRRADPASYRGAMLIVEELHLLLLRPDGRLETAAASYRLFGEVAAVIVDLALHDRVVVTDGSKSVVEVVSSAPTGHPVLDGVLARLSPMSGKRLQSLVFSSKLDPLDEVVASLVVQGVLVHGERGFFGWGAERTPESDPAPEALLRSRLAAVIAGAQVPTQADLTLLAILQGLNAAHAILREESGQMSSGQLRTRIEELASGSAAGGAVSGAMNSAIAAAMMAAMTPVIVAATIT from the coding sequence ATGTCCGGGGTATCCGTCGTGCGGGGGATGCGACGGGCCGACCCCGCGTCGTACCGTGGGGCCATGCTGATCGTGGAAGAGCTTCACCTGTTGCTGCTGCGACCCGACGGGCGCCTGGAGACGGCCGCCGCCTCCTATCGTCTGTTCGGCGAGGTCGCTGCGGTCATCGTCGATCTCGCGCTGCACGACCGGGTGGTCGTGACCGACGGGTCGAAGTCGGTGGTCGAGGTCGTGTCGTCCGCTCCGACCGGGCACCCGGTGCTCGACGGGGTGCTCGCCCGACTCTCCCCGATGAGCGGCAAGCGCCTGCAATCACTGGTCTTCTCGTCGAAGCTCGATCCGCTCGACGAGGTCGTCGCCTCGCTCGTGGTGCAGGGTGTGCTGGTGCACGGAGAACGCGGCTTCTTCGGGTGGGGCGCCGAACGCACACCCGAGTCCGATCCGGCTCCTGAAGCGCTGCTGCGCTCGCGTCTGGCCGCCGTGATCGCGGGTGCTCAGGTTCCCACGCAGGCCGATCTCACGTTGCTCGCCATCCTGCAGGGCCTCAACGCGGCGCATGCGATCCTGCGGGAGGAGTCCGGCCAGATGTCGTCGGGGCAGCTCCGGACGCGGATCGAGGAGCTCGCCTCGGGCTCGGCCGCGGGCGGTGCGGTATCCGGGGCGATGAACTCGGCGATCGCCGCAGCCATGATGGCGGCCATGACCCCGGTGATCGTCGCCGCGACGATCACCTGA
- a CDS encoding aquaporin, giving the protein MTGTARKALAEALATFLFVLAIIAAVNSGNPLTPLAIGFTLAVLVYSTGHISGAHLNPAVSVGVFLRGGLSVTDFIAYLIAQLVGGALAALVSLSVWPVGEKAMIIEVGPAFLVEALFTLILVWVVLNTATSKDTAGNSFYGLAIGGTVFVGAATVGSISGGGFNPAVALGLSVSGHFAWSSLWLYFVAPVVGAVIAAILFRVLNTDDAKKIAVAE; this is encoded by the coding sequence ATGACCGGTACCGCACGCAAGGCGCTCGCCGAAGCGCTCGCGACCTTCCTGTTCGTTCTCGCCATCATCGCGGCCGTCAACAGCGGCAACCCGCTGACACCCCTCGCGATCGGTTTCACGCTCGCGGTTCTCGTCTATTCGACGGGTCACATCTCGGGTGCGCACCTCAACCCGGCCGTCTCGGTCGGCGTCTTCCTGCGCGGTGGCCTGAGCGTCACCGACTTCATCGCCTACCTGATCGCCCAGCTCGTGGGTGGCGCGCTGGCGGCTCTGGTCAGCCTCAGCGTGTGGCCGGTCGGCGAGAAGGCCATGATCATCGAGGTCGGTCCGGCCTTCCTGGTCGAGGCACTGTTCACGCTGATCCTCGTCTGGGTCGTGCTCAACACCGCGACGTCGAAGGACACCGCGGGCAACTCCTTCTACGGCCTCGCCATCGGTGGCACCGTGTTCGTGGGTGCCGCGACCGTCGGTTCGATCTCGGGTGGTGGCTTCAACCCGGCCGTCGCACTCGGCCTCTCGGTGAGCGGCCACTTCGCGTGGAGCTCGCTGTGGCTCTACTTCGTCGCCCCGGTCGTCGGCGCCGTGATCGCAGCGATCCTGTTCCGCGTGCTCAACACCGACGACGCGAAGAAGATCGCCGTCGCCGAGTAG
- a CDS encoding isochorismatase family protein gives MTSRSRTALLVIDAQESFRHRAEEWADTANPDAIGNIALLVEHARAAGDDVIWVTHAAPGSGGVFDPALGLVRVISDLHPRDEESAFTKTTINAFASTPLQQQLEAAGVGHVVICGIRTEQCCETTARAAGDLGLEVDFVTDATTTSAIPAAGGLAAVSGEDILRRTESVLSARGFATIVRTRDRVATVAH, from the coding sequence ATGACCTCACGCTCCCGCACCGCTCTGCTCGTCATCGACGCCCAGGAGTCCTTCCGTCACCGGGCGGAGGAATGGGCCGACACGGCGAATCCGGATGCGATCGGCAACATCGCCCTGCTCGTGGAGCACGCACGCGCCGCCGGCGACGACGTGATCTGGGTCACCCACGCCGCTCCGGGCTCCGGTGGCGTCTTCGACCCCGCCCTCGGCCTCGTGCGGGTGATCTCCGACCTGCACCCGCGCGACGAGGAGTCGGCGTTCACGAAGACCACGATCAACGCCTTCGCCTCGACTCCGTTGCAGCAGCAGCTCGAGGCCGCAGGGGTCGGGCACGTCGTCATCTGCGGCATCCGCACCGAGCAGTGCTGCGAGACGACGGCGCGCGCGGCCGGTGACCTCGGTCTCGAGGTCGACTTCGTCACGGACGCCACCACGACCTCCGCGATCCCGGCGGCCGGCGGCCTCGCGGCCGTGTCAGGCGAAGACATCCTCCGCCGCACCGAGAGCGTCCTCTCGGCGCGCGGGTTCGCCACGATCGTGCGCACCCGGGATCGCGTGGCCACCGTCGCGCACTGA
- the corA gene encoding magnesium/cobalt transporter CorA, with translation MAIIDNAIYVDGVRTENPRSLSETFERMRERGGMSWIGLYRPSADEIREVADEFGIHALVVEDALSGHQRSKLERYGDVLFMVLRPARYLDEVEEVEFGEVHVLVGPDFVVTIRHAESPDLGRVRRRLEGDPALLSHGPEAVLYAILDEVVDEYTPVLAGLENDIDEIESQLFVEDVDATQRIYELGREVIDFQRATQPLSGMLEALLRGSEKYQVDEELQRYLRDVLDHTLRVADRATTFRTVLDNALTVESTIVARRQNDEMRRMTELSIHQNDEVKKISGWAAILFAPTLVGTIYGMNFDHMPELHWVLGYPMAIGLMLAMGIGLYAVFKRKGWL, from the coding sequence ATGGCGATCATCGACAACGCGATCTATGTCGACGGTGTGCGCACCGAGAATCCGCGGAGCCTGAGCGAGACGTTCGAGCGCATGCGCGAGCGGGGCGGCATGAGCTGGATCGGTCTGTACCGGCCCAGCGCGGATGAGATCCGCGAGGTCGCTGACGAGTTCGGCATCCATGCGCTGGTCGTCGAGGACGCCCTGTCCGGCCACCAGCGCTCGAAGCTCGAACGCTACGGCGACGTGCTCTTCATGGTGCTGCGGCCGGCGCGCTACCTCGACGAGGTCGAGGAGGTCGAGTTCGGTGAGGTGCACGTGCTCGTCGGTCCCGATTTCGTCGTGACGATCCGCCACGCGGAGTCCCCCGACCTCGGTCGGGTGCGGCGCAGGCTCGAGGGCGATCCCGCCCTCCTCTCCCACGGGCCGGAGGCCGTGCTGTATGCCATCCTCGACGAGGTCGTCGACGAGTACACGCCGGTGCTCGCCGGGCTCGAGAACGACATCGACGAGATCGAGAGCCAGCTCTTCGTCGAAGACGTCGACGCGACCCAGCGCATCTACGAGCTGGGACGCGAGGTCATCGATTTCCAGCGGGCGACACAGCCGCTGTCGGGGATGCTGGAGGCGCTGCTGCGCGGCTCGGAGAAGTACCAGGTCGACGAGGAGCTGCAGCGCTACCTGCGTGACGTGCTCGATCACACGCTGCGCGTCGCCGATCGGGCCACCACGTTCCGCACCGTGCTCGACAATGCACTGACCGTCGAGTCGACGATCGTCGCGCGGCGGCAGAACGATGAGATGCGCCGGATGACGGAACTCAGCATCCACCAGAACGACGAGGTCAAGAAGATCTCCGGCTGGGCGGCGATCCTGTTCGCGCCGACGCTGGTCGGGACGATCTACGGAATGAACTTCGATCACATGCCCGAGCTGCACTGGGTGCTCGGCTACCCGATGGCCATCGGCCTGATGCTCGCGATGGGCATCGGGCTCTACGCCGTGTTCAAGCGCAAGGGCTGGCTGTAG
- a CDS encoding serine hydrolase: MQLLSSRRWRAAAASAVVLGLVLTGCTAEDSFTYTPPAQVDGALPDDTVATMQAAVDNALVASGATGAIVGVWVPWSGSWVTGVGTQKPDGAAVDTDMTFRVADVTRLMTCDVLYALADEGTVKLDATVPEYVSGVADMKDITLLDLCNGTSGAGSSEATVKSAWLNTPGRVWAPLELAGYGLGRDRLAPHTTYRDSDAGYLLLGLALERASGMSASELIAEYVTEPLGLPGTSLPSVAAAPPSSGPVLNGHYLTSVDGGYNCAAPVDITTLSSSSGFTDSGVVSTITDLGRYAQAEAAQVLRTKDKPDRFGSPLPISSSAPSWYQATGGAYLVGSLVGQHGWTPGYATAAYSDPATGFTVAVTLNDSTLSGNIAAYLAWELAAIASKAPAAAGQTAPEFGLPFTAEQYHAAIAEKAITCVAPPVE; this comes from the coding sequence ATGCAGCTTCTCTCGTCGCGCCGCTGGCGCGCCGCAGCGGCCAGTGCGGTCGTGCTCGGCCTGGTCCTCACCGGTTGCACCGCCGAGGACTCGTTCACCTACACGCCGCCCGCTCAGGTCGACGGCGCGCTCCCCGACGACACGGTCGCGACGATGCAGGCCGCGGTCGACAACGCCCTGGTGGCATCGGGGGCGACCGGCGCGATCGTCGGAGTGTGGGTGCCCTGGAGCGGATCCTGGGTGACCGGCGTCGGCACGCAGAAGCCCGACGGCGCCGCCGTCGACACCGACATGACCTTCCGCGTCGCGGATGTCACGCGCCTGATGACCTGCGACGTGCTCTACGCCCTCGCCGACGAGGGCACCGTCAAGCTGGATGCGACCGTTCCCGAGTACGTCTCCGGCGTCGCCGACATGAAGGACATCACGCTCCTCGACCTCTGCAACGGCACCAGCGGCGCAGGCTCCTCCGAAGCCACGGTGAAGTCGGCATGGCTCAACACCCCCGGCCGCGTGTGGGCTCCGCTGGAGCTCGCCGGCTACGGACTCGGCCGTGATCGCCTGGCCCCGCACACGACGTACCGCGATTCGGACGCGGGCTACCTCCTGCTCGGCCTCGCGCTGGAGCGGGCGTCGGGGATGTCGGCCTCCGAGCTGATCGCCGAGTACGTCACCGAGCCCCTGGGCCTGCCTGGCACGTCGCTGCCGAGCGTCGCGGCGGCCCCGCCGTCGAGCGGTCCGGTGCTGAACGGGCATTACCTCACGAGCGTCGACGGCGGCTACAACTGCGCGGCCCCGGTCGACATCACCACGCTCTCGTCGAGCAGCGGTTTCACCGACTCCGGAGTCGTCTCCACGATCACCGATCTCGGTCGCTATGCGCAGGCGGAGGCGGCTCAGGTGCTGCGCACCAAGGACAAGCCGGACCGCTTCGGTTCGCCCCTGCCGATCAGCTCGTCCGCACCGTCGTGGTATCAGGCCACGGGTGGTGCGTACCTGGTGGGATCCCTCGTGGGGCAGCACGGATGGACGCCCGGCTATGCGACCGCCGCGTACTCCGACCCTGCGACCGGCTTCACGGTGGCGGTCACGCTGAACGACTCCACCTTGTCAGGCAACATCGCCGCGTATCTGGCGTGGGAGCTCGCGGCGATCGCATCCAAGGCGCCGGCCGCCGCCGGCCAGACGGCTCCCGAGTTCGGGCTGCCGTTCACTGCGGAGCAGTATCACGCGGCGATCGCGGAGAAGGCGATCACGTGCGTGGCCCCTCCGGTGGAGTGA
- a CDS encoding DUF2470 domain-containing protein, with the protein MPHSFDADVIAAVLRHMNGDHTDDNILIARAFADADGDEITESVMTGFDGDGGTWDITRNGLTSELHVAWPGGPIDDRPSVRRQVVALYDAACERLGIEPRPHD; encoded by the coding sequence GTGCCCCACTCCTTCGATGCCGACGTGATCGCCGCCGTGCTGCGTCACATGAACGGCGACCACACCGACGACAACATCCTCATCGCGCGCGCCTTCGCCGACGCCGATGGGGACGAGATCACGGAGTCGGTGATGACGGGGTTCGACGGCGACGGCGGAACGTGGGACATCACCCGCAACGGCCTCACCTCCGAGCTGCACGTGGCCTGGCCGGGCGGCCCGATCGACGACCGCCCCTCCGTGCGTCGTCAGGTCGTCGCGCTCTACGACGCCGCCTGCGAACGACTCGGAATCGAACCACGCCCGCACGACTGA
- a CDS encoding biliverdin-producing heme oxygenase, which yields MPEILSFSAALRERSSGSHSRSETAGFMSDLLKGEGSREDYISLVAQHYFIYEALEGAGDRMRQDAVAAVFLSDKLTRLPALEADLEFLLGADWREQIVALPTTQRYVERINQVGATWVGGFVAHHYTRYLGDLSGGIFIGRVMARRFGFETNGIGFYLFDDIADPSAFKDVYREQLDAAPWDDAERERVIDEVLLAYRFNTELFEDLDRARAAA from the coding sequence ATGCCCGAGATCCTCTCCTTCTCCGCCGCCCTGCGCGAGCGCTCGTCCGGATCGCACTCCCGCAGCGAGACCGCCGGCTTCATGTCCGACCTCCTCAAGGGTGAGGGCTCGCGCGAGGACTACATCTCCCTCGTCGCGCAGCACTACTTCATCTACGAGGCCCTCGAGGGAGCCGGCGACCGCATGCGTCAGGATGCCGTCGCCGCCGTGTTCCTGAGCGACAAGCTCACCCGTCTTCCCGCACTCGAAGCCGACCTCGAGTTCCTGCTCGGCGCCGACTGGCGCGAGCAGATCGTCGCCCTGCCCACCACGCAGCGTTACGTCGAGCGCATCAACCAGGTCGGTGCGACCTGGGTGGGTGGCTTCGTCGCCCACCACTACACGCGCTACCTCGGCGACCTCTCGGGCGGCATCTTCATCGGTCGCGTGATGGCCCGTCGCTTCGGTTTCGAGACCAACGGCATCGGATTCTACCTCTTCGACGACATCGCCGACCCGTCCGCGTTCAAGGACGTCTACCGCGAGCAGTTGGATGCCGCCCCGTGGGACGACGCCGAGCGCGAGCGTGTGATCGACGAGGTGCTCCTCGCGTACCGCTTCAACACCGAGCTCTTCGAAGACCTCGACCGGGCGCGCGCCGCGGCCTGA
- a CDS encoding AAA family ATPase translates to MSLPALSDEQHELFRLIEDTGEHVFITGRAGTGKSTLLQYFAWNTKKQIAICAPTGVAALNVEGQTIHSLFRLPIGLIADGDIDQNDATRRILNAIETLVIDEISMVNADLMDAIDRSLRQARGRRGEPFGGVQVVMFGDPYQLAPVPPRGDEARYVADHYRSFWFFDAKVWAGGSGGANGSSDQQGLFEVDTRAQLHVRELVQIHRQSDDGFKAMLNAVRYGRVTAEIAGVLNTQGARTPPEPEPGEVPMITLATRNDIVNGINTRHLAALPGKEQTARAEVSGDFGRGEASLPAESELKLKVGAQVMFLRNDTAMSGEPPRWVNGTIGTVLRILGNAVRIDIDGEEVDVEPAVWERFRYAYDQNTKKLSRDVVAEFTQFPLRLAWAVTIHKSQGKTYERAVIDLGSGAFAPGQTYVALSRLTSLDGLYLSRALRPRDIRVDEDVRRFMRDAWLAASTPELPQG, encoded by the coding sequence GTGTCACTTCCCGCCCTGTCCGACGAGCAGCATGAGCTGTTCCGTCTCATCGAGGACACCGGCGAGCACGTCTTCATCACCGGCCGAGCCGGCACCGGCAAGTCCACGCTGCTGCAGTACTTCGCCTGGAACACGAAGAAGCAGATCGCGATCTGTGCACCGACGGGCGTCGCGGCGCTCAATGTCGAGGGGCAGACGATCCACTCGCTGTTCCGCCTGCCGATCGGGCTGATCGCCGACGGCGACATCGATCAGAACGATGCGACCCGGCGCATCCTGAACGCGATCGAGACGCTCGTCATCGACGAGATCTCGATGGTGAACGCCGACCTGATGGATGCGATCGACCGGTCACTGCGCCAGGCGCGCGGGCGCCGCGGAGAACCGTTCGGCGGCGTGCAGGTCGTGATGTTCGGCGACCCGTACCAGCTGGCGCCCGTCCCTCCCCGCGGGGATGAGGCACGCTACGTGGCCGACCACTACCGATCGTTCTGGTTCTTCGACGCGAAGGTCTGGGCCGGCGGCTCGGGCGGCGCGAACGGGTCATCCGACCAGCAGGGGCTCTTCGAGGTCGACACCCGCGCGCAGCTGCACGTGCGCGAGCTCGTGCAGATCCATCGGCAGTCCGACGACGGATTCAAGGCGATGCTGAATGCCGTGCGGTACGGCAGAGTCACCGCGGAGATCGCCGGAGTGCTGAACACACAGGGCGCCAGGACGCCCCCCGAGCCTGAGCCCGGCGAGGTGCCGATGATCACGCTCGCGACCCGCAACGACATCGTGAACGGCATCAACACCCGCCACCTCGCCGCCCTCCCCGGCAAGGAGCAGACCGCACGTGCAGAGGTCAGCGGCGATTTCGGCCGAGGGGAGGCGTCGCTGCCCGCCGAGTCGGAGCTGAAGCTCAAGGTGGGCGCGCAGGTGATGTTCCTGCGCAACGACACCGCGATGTCGGGAGAGCCGCCGCGGTGGGTGAACGGCACGATCGGCACGGTGCTGCGAATTCTCGGCAACGCCGTGCGTATCGACATCGACGGCGAGGAGGTCGACGTCGAGCCCGCCGTCTGGGAACGGTTCCGCTACGCGTACGACCAGAACACGAAGAAGCTCAGCCGCGATGTGGTCGCCGAGTTCACGCAGTTCCCGCTGCGGCTGGCCTGGGCGGTCACCATCCACAAGTCGCAGGGCAAGACCTACGAGCGCGCCGTGATCGACCTCGGCTCCGGGGCCTTCGCGCCCGGGCAGACCTACGTGGCGCTCAGTCGGCTGACCTCACTGGACGGGCTGTACCTGTCGCGCGCGCTGCGACCCCGCGACATCCGTGTGGACGAAGACGTGCGACGGTTCATGCGCGACGCCTGGCTCGCAGCGTCGACCCCCGAACTGCCCCAGGGGTGA
- a CDS encoding cytochrome c oxidase assembly protein, with product MSRSSAYRLTGVVILLGAAAVAVVIALLIGGGAKAPLLQDPGAFVLWGTPIAKLVMNIAAAAMLGSLVLALFALRSGEKSFDTALNVASIGAAVFTVAAGLAGFFAFMAAFNPQLSLEREFGAQLGRFLLTLAIGQSWLITTVLGAIITVLAFAWRSWTATLLTAILAAASFIPLATQGHAGDLAGHNVAVNSILLHTIGAAVWLGGLLLLIVLRGRPDVDTPRLVARYSTLAIAAFVVVAISGVARSVVALGDWSQLATPYGAILIAKVVLLGGMGLLGAWYRARLIPKLDGERASRWFWMLVLCEVALMGLASGAAAALARTPPPTGEESFAKTPAEVLTRTALPPDFTIDRWFTSWDIDILWLVAAGFGLFLYLAGVIRLHRRGDRWPIHRTVFWVLGMLMLVWVTGGPINAYQEYLFSVHMLGHMMLSMAIPLLLVSGAPITLALRAIHKRDDGTRGGREWILWAVHSPFSRVVTHPFVAAGIFIFSLWAFYFTDLVRWSMYEHLGHEWMVAHFLISGYLFVMSLVGADPVPYRLPYPGRLITLIAVMAMHAFFGMAIMMQEGLMVADWFGSMGRDWGPTPMEDQYIGGGIAWSIGEIPTLILAITVAIQWSRNDTKLQRRTDRNADRTGDAELEEYNAKLAAMAERDRRQAERERA from the coding sequence ATGAGTCGGTCTTCGGCGTACCGCCTCACCGGCGTGGTGATCCTGCTCGGAGCCGCAGCCGTGGCCGTCGTGATCGCGCTTCTGATCGGCGGTGGTGCGAAAGCGCCGCTGCTGCAGGACCCCGGAGCGTTCGTCCTCTGGGGTACGCCGATCGCCAAACTCGTCATGAACATCGCCGCGGCGGCGATGCTCGGCTCTCTCGTGCTGGCACTGTTCGCACTGCGCAGCGGGGAGAAGTCGTTCGACACCGCACTGAACGTCGCCTCGATCGGAGCCGCCGTGTTCACGGTCGCCGCCGGGCTCGCGGGCTTCTTCGCCTTCATGGCGGCGTTCAACCCGCAGCTCAGCCTGGAGCGCGAGTTCGGCGCGCAGCTGGGCCGCTTCCTCCTGACTCTCGCCATCGGCCAGTCCTGGCTCATCACGACCGTGCTCGGAGCGATCATCACGGTCCTCGCGTTCGCCTGGCGCAGCTGGACGGCGACTCTGCTCACCGCGATCCTGGCCGCCGCATCCTTCATCCCGCTCGCCACGCAGGGGCACGCGGGAGACCTGGCCGGTCACAACGTCGCGGTCAACTCGATCCTGCTGCACACGATCGGCGCCGCGGTATGGCTCGGCGGTCTGCTGCTGCTCATCGTGCTGCGTGGCCGCCCCGACGTCGACACCCCTCGCCTGGTCGCCCGCTACTCCACCCTCGCCATCGCGGCGTTCGTCGTCGTCGCCATCTCGGGGGTCGCCCGCTCTGTCGTCGCACTCGGCGACTGGAGTCAGCTGGCCACGCCCTATGGTGCGATCCTCATCGCCAAGGTCGTGCTGCTGGGTGGCATGGGCCTGCTGGGCGCCTGGTACCGCGCCCGCCTCATCCCGAAGCTCGACGGCGAACGGGCCTCCCGCTGGTTCTGGATGCTGGTGCTGTGCGAGGTCGCTCTGATGGGGCTCGCCTCCGGTGCGGCCGCAGCCCTCGCCCGCACGCCCCCGCCCACCGGTGAGGAGTCGTTCGCGAAAACGCCCGCCGAGGTGCTGACGCGAACCGCCCTCCCGCCGGACTTCACGATCGATCGCTGGTTCACGTCGTGGGACATCGACATCCTGTGGCTCGTCGCCGCCGGGTTCGGTCTGTTCCTCTACCTCGCCGGTGTCATCCGTCTGCACCGTCGCGGCGACCGCTGGCCGATCCACCGCACCGTGTTCTGGGTGCTGGGCATGCTCATGCTGGTGTGGGTCACCGGAGGCCCCATCAACGCGTACCAGGAGTACCTGTTCAGCGTGCACATGCTCGGGCACATGATGCTCTCGATGGCGATCCCGCTGCTGCTGGTGAGCGGTGCGCCGATCACGCTCGCCCTGCGTGCCATCCACAAGCGCGACGACGGTACCCGCGGGGGACGCGAGTGGATCCTCTGGGCCGTGCACTCGCCGTTCTCACGCGTCGTCACGCACCCCTTCGTCGCGGCCGGCATCTTCATCTTCTCGTTGTGGGCGTTCTACTTCACCGACCTCGTGCGCTGGTCGATGTACGAGCATCTCGGCCACGAGTGGATGGTCGCGCACTTCCTCATCTCGGGGTACCTGTTCGTGATGAGCCTGGTCGGTGCCGACCCGGTTCCCTACCGCCTGCCGTACCCGGGTCGCCTCATCACCCTGATCGCGGTGATGGCCATGCACGCCTTCTTCGGCATGGCGATCATGATGCAGGAGGGCCTGATGGTCGCCGACTGGTTCGGGTCCATGGGGCGCGACTGGGGCCCCACCCCGATGGAGGACCAGTACATCGGCGGGGGCATCGCGTGGTCGATCGGTGAGATCCCCACGCTGATCCTGGCGATCACGGTCGCCATCCAATGGAGCCGCAACGACACGAAGCTGCAGCGCCGCACCGATCGGAACGCCGATCGCACGGGCGACGCCGAGCTCGAGGAGTACAACGCCAAGCTGGCGGCCATGGCGGAGCGGGATCGTCGTCAGGCCGAGCGCGAACGCGCCTGA
- a CDS encoding HU family DNA-binding protein — protein MADKSITKTELVASIASATGQSQATVSGVLDSLFATVSDAVAKGSKVSIPGWISFEQVDTAARTGRNPQTGAEIKIPAGKRVKVTAGSKLKAAVK, from the coding sequence ATGGCTGACAAGTCCATCACCAAGACCGAACTCGTCGCGAGCATCGCAAGCGCCACGGGCCAGAGCCAGGCCACCGTCTCCGGTGTCCTCGACTCGCTGTTCGCTACGGTCTCCGACGCTGTTGCCAAGGGCAGCAAGGTCTCGATCCCGGGCTGGATCTCGTTCGAGCAGGTCGACACCGCTGCCCGCACGGGCCGCAACCCGCAGACCGGCGCCGAGATCAAGATCCCGGCCGGCAAGCGCGTCAAGGTCACCGCTGGCTCCAAGCTGAAGGCTGCCGTCAAGTAA
- a CDS encoding TetR/AcrR family transcriptional regulator, with amino-acid sequence MSTHTTKRPSPARARLIDAATRLFYEDGIHAVGVDRVIAEAEVTRATLYKQFGGKENLVLAYLRGEDENLRAMFAEAGAAVTDPQGMLDAVIEGIATDIRHRHTRGCPFINAAAEYPDAGGPVRMLIDEHREWFRSTLQEVADGAGIARSAELAASLVLLRDAALVGGYLDGEERVVPAFARTAHAVIDAHRHL; translated from the coding sequence ATGAGCACCCACACGACGAAGCGACCCAGCCCCGCCCGCGCACGCCTGATCGACGCGGCGACCCGGCTGTTCTACGAAGACGGCATCCACGCCGTCGGTGTCGACCGTGTGATCGCCGAGGCGGAGGTGACCCGCGCCACGCTGTACAAGCAGTTCGGTGGCAAGGAGAACCTGGTGCTCGCCTACCTCCGCGGCGAGGACGAGAACCTTCGCGCGATGTTCGCCGAAGCCGGTGCGGCCGTGACCGACCCGCAGGGCATGCTCGATGCCGTGATCGAGGGCATCGCGACCGACATCCGCCATCGGCACACCCGGGGGTGCCCGTTCATCAATGCCGCGGCGGAGTATCCGGATGCCGGGGGCCCGGTGCGCATGCTGATCGACGAGCACCGCGAGTGGTTCCGCTCGACGCTGCAGGAGGTCGCCGACGGGGCCGGGATCGCTCGGTCGGCAGAGCTCGCGGCATCCCTCGTGCTGCTCCGCGACGCCGCGCTGGTGGGCGGATACCTCGACGGCGAGGAGCGTGTCGTCCCCGCTTTCGCCCGCACAGCGCACGCGGTGATCGACGCGCATCGACACCTCTGA
- a CDS encoding LLM class flavin-dependent oxidoreductase — protein MTATPHIRFGYWTPIFGGWLRNVADEQMPADFAHLAEIARAAEDGGFDLTLIPELNLNDVKGPQGPALDAWTITAGLAAVTSRLELLAAVRPGFHNPALAAKQAATIDAISGGRFTLNVVSAWWAEEARQYGGVFTAHDDRYARTIEFVDVLRGLWSETPFSYAGDYYTLDGTFLEPKPQVRPRIYAGGESEAGRRTITSFADAYLTHGGTVDELRVKVEDMTRRRAASGRTPFEAFGMAAFAVVRDTEAEARAEVERITNVQDGPAYASYQEFVSKSQLDTAVDLKDYSVSNRGLRPDLIGTPDQVAERFLRFAEVGVSTFLLQFSPQLPELVRFAEEVIPRVRRLEALRDA, from the coding sequence ATGACCGCCACCCCGCACATCCGCTTCGGATACTGGACCCCCATCTTCGGAGGATGGCTCCGCAATGTCGCCGACGAGCAGATGCCCGCCGACTTCGCACACCTCGCCGAGATCGCCCGCGCCGCCGAAGACGGCGGGTTCGACCTGACACTGATCCCCGAACTCAACCTCAACGACGTGAAAGGCCCGCAGGGTCCGGCACTCGATGCGTGGACGATCACCGCCGGGCTCGCCGCGGTCACCTCGCGACTCGAGCTGCTGGCGGCCGTTCGCCCCGGCTTCCACAACCCCGCCCTCGCCGCGAAGCAGGCCGCCACGATCGATGCCATCTCGGGTGGCAGGTTCACCCTCAACGTCGTCTCGGCGTGGTGGGCTGAGGAGGCCAGGCAGTACGGGGGCGTGTTCACCGCGCACGACGACCGCTACGCGCGCACGATCGAGTTCGTCGATGTGCTCCGTGGGCTCTGGAGCGAGACCCCCTTCTCCTATGCGGGCGACTACTACACGCTGGACGGTACGTTCCTCGAACCCAAGCCGCAGGTGCGACCGCGCATCTACGCGGGAGGGGAGAGCGAGGCAGGGCGCCGCACGATCACGTCGTTCGCGGATGCCTACCTGACGCACGGCGGCACCGTCGACGAGCTCCGGGTGAAGGTCGAGGACATGACCCGGCGTCGCGCGGCATCCGGTCGCACCCCGTTCGAGGCGTTCGGCATGGCGGCCTTCGCGGTCGTGCGCGACACCGAAGCCGAGGCGCGCGCCGAGGTCGAGCGCATCACGAACGTGCAGGACGGCCCCGCCTACGCCTCTTACCAGGAGTTCGTCAGCAAGTCGCAGCTCGACACCGCGGTCGACCTGAAGGACTACTCCGTGTCGAACCGCGGCCTGCGCCCCGACCTGATCGGCACGCCCGACCAGGTCGCCGAGCGCTTCCTCCGCTTCGCCGAGGTCGGGGTGTCGACGTTCCTGCTGCAGTTCTCACCGCAGCTGCCCGAACTCGTGCGGTTCGCCGAGGAGGTCATTCCGCGCGTGCGGCGGCTGGAGGCGCTGCGCGACGCCTGA